ATTTTAATGCTATTGTTCTTGTTGGCGGGACTGGCTCAAAAGAGCTATGGAACAATAAATTGCTTCATAGAAAACTATTCGATTTCAATAAAAGTAAGAAATTGATCTGTGCCATTTGCAGTGCAGTTGGAATTTTAGCACATGCAAAATTGTTAGTCGGGATAAAGACTGCTGCGTATGCCTCGGATAAAGAAATAATCAAAGAGTTAGGTGCTAACATCGGTTCTAACGACATTGAAATTGATAATAGGATCATCACAGCATCAGGACCAGAAGCTGCCGTAGAATTTGCAAATATAATCGAACAGAAATTGAAACGAAGTTAAGGCAATACCAAAATATGACGAGAAGAAAATCAAGAAAAATATTAGTTGGCGGTGTACCAATTGGAGGTGATTCACCGATCTCGGTACAGACAATGACAAAAACTAAAACTTCGGATGTTGAAGCAACCGTTAATCAGATAAAGGATGCTGAAGAAGCCGGCTGCGATATTATTCGTGTGACCGTAAACGACAAAGAGGCATCCGCAGCTATGAAAGAAATTGTCTCCAGGTCTAAAATCCCTATTGTTGCGGATATTCATTTCAATCACATCTTCGCACTTCAATCGATGGATGCGGGTGTTGCTAAGGTACGGATTAATCCCGGCAACATTGGTTCTGAAGAGAGAATAAAAGAAGTGCTTCTGAAAGCAAAACAGAAAAAAATTCCAATTCGAATTGGTGTTAATTCTGGTTCACTCGAAGAAGATATTCTACAAAAACATGGCTATCCAACAGCAGAAGCACTATTTGAGAGTGCAATGAGACATGCCCATATTTGCGAAAAATATGATTTCCAAGATATTGCAATTTCAGTTAAATCGACTGATGTCAAATTAATGATCGATGCTTACAGATTAATTGCAGAACGAACAGATTATCCGCTTCACCTCGGAGTGACTGAAGCCGGGACAACTCGAGTTGGAACAATAAAATCCGCTGTTGGAATCGGGACATTGCTTGCTGAGGGGATTGGAGATACGATCCGAGTTTCTTTAACCGATGACCCAGTGAAGGAAGTTGAAGTCGGCAAGGAAATTTTGCGTTCTCTTGGACTTGCGAGCAGAAATGTTGAGATAATTGCATGTCCAACTTGCGGCAGACTGGAAGTCGATCTTTTCACAATAACGAATAAACTTGAAGAAGCCGTAAAAGACATCAAAAAACCAATAAAAGTTGC
The genomic region above belongs to Ignavibacteria bacterium and contains:
- the ispG gene encoding flavodoxin-dependent (E)-4-hydroxy-3-methylbut-2-enyl-diphosphate synthase; this translates as MTRRKSRKILVGGVPIGGDSPISVQTMTKTKTSDVEATVNQIKDAEEAGCDIIRVTVNDKEASAAMKEIVSRSKIPIVADIHFNHIFALQSMDAGVAKVRINPGNIGSEERIKEVLLKAKQKKIPIRIGVNSGSLEEDILQKHGYPTAEALFESAMRHAHICEKYDFQDIAISVKSTDVKLMIDAYRLIAERTDYPLHLGVTEAGTTRVGTIKSAVGIGTLLAEGIGDTIRVSLTDDPVKEVEVGKEILRSLGLASRNVEIIACPTCGRLEVDLFTITNKLEEAVKDIKKPIKVALLGCVVNGPGEASEADIGIAAGKGVAILYRKGEVIKKIKEEEIVEVLLEEVRNFQPKSELNFVK
- a CDS encoding DJ-1 family protein, giving the protein MSKIEEKKVVFVIAESNFHDQEFLIPKRILESAGIRVFIAGTTNILSIGQYGLRVKPEIILPNLNPINFNAIVLVGGTGSKELWNNKLLHRKLFDFNKSKKLICAICSAVGILAHAKLLVGIKTAAYASDKEIIKELGANIGSNDIEIDNRIITASGPEAAVEFANIIEQKLKRS